One segment of Synechococcus sp. A15-24 DNA contains the following:
- a CDS encoding 2Fe-2S iron-sulfur cluster-binding protein — protein sequence MSTTTRKVHVLWPNGHQTIESIGTDWLQAAADAGIAIPTGCLGGSCGACEIEVNGKVVRACISTVPPSKSRQLTVEFATDPYW from the coding sequence TTGTCAACCACTACAAGAAAAGTTCATGTTCTTTGGCCCAACGGCCACCAGACCATCGAGTCAATCGGCACCGACTGGCTGCAGGCCGCAGCAGACGCGGGGATTGCCATTCCCACCGGTTGCCTCGGCGGCAGTTGCGGCGCCTGTGAAATCGAGGTGAACGGCAAGGTGGTGCGGGCCTGTATCAGCACGGTGCCACCATCAAAATCCAGGCAGTTAACCGTGGAATTCGCCACGGACCCCTACTGGTGA
- a CDS encoding chloride channel protein, producing MTQLRLSVLALLTGAISGAGVALFMALIGLITRQLWGDPVVEGLERQIPLVWSITICGGIGLVLSQLHRAGDHTLLPELPETIADLREPDHAPPRDNRRAILGAALAQIGGGSIGPEALMTRLAALISQRILRGRDHELKFVAAAGSLGLFGFPLLGGAVVQTRQRRDLIARWIPGALGGLAGFAAFHGINEASGGSLQRMAYSWPSNLGEDLGTLSSGALAGVVGWGLGWLLLRWRTLLERRQLLAHWCWWPALTGLLLGITMHWLPLVPFAGEEQLRPLLEGAGGTSAFLLIISALVKLVLVGLCLETGWRGGIFFPLFLIACAVGVGLHDLWPGLGSLGSWCGGITGAIYLTVLRSPLVALILGLGLLQGHGATGVVVGVAMAWLITHRSPPGDGPPRAQQTPDSPGCPEPQW from the coding sequence GTGACTCAACTTCGTCTCAGTGTGCTGGCTTTGCTCACTGGAGCCATCAGTGGAGCAGGCGTCGCTCTGTTCATGGCACTGATCGGACTGATCACCCGACAGCTCTGGGGAGATCCGGTGGTGGAAGGACTGGAACGGCAGATTCCATTGGTTTGGTCGATCACGATCTGCGGAGGCATCGGCCTGGTGCTCAGCCAACTCCATCGCGCCGGTGACCACACACTGCTGCCGGAACTGCCGGAGACGATCGCCGATCTACGGGAGCCAGACCATGCTCCGCCACGGGACAACAGACGAGCCATCCTCGGCGCCGCTCTGGCCCAGATTGGCGGCGGCAGCATCGGCCCGGAAGCCCTGATGACCCGTCTGGCTGCCTTGATCAGCCAAAGGATCTTGCGGGGCCGAGACCATGAGCTAAAATTCGTCGCCGCCGCTGGCAGTCTCGGCCTGTTCGGCTTTCCGCTCCTGGGGGGAGCCGTCGTTCAGACCCGTCAGCGCCGAGATCTGATCGCTCGCTGGATCCCTGGCGCCCTGGGGGGCTTGGCCGGCTTTGCTGCCTTCCATGGCATCAACGAGGCCAGTGGCGGCAGCCTGCAACGCATGGCCTACAGCTGGCCCAGCAACCTGGGGGAAGATCTGGGCACCCTCAGCTCAGGTGCCCTGGCAGGCGTGGTGGGGTGGGGGCTCGGCTGGCTGCTGCTGCGCTGGCGAACGTTGCTTGAGCGGCGGCAACTCCTGGCCCACTGGTGCTGGTGGCCTGCGCTGACGGGACTGTTGCTGGGCATCACAATGCACTGGCTGCCGCTGGTGCCCTTCGCCGGAGAGGAGCAACTGCGTCCCCTGCTGGAGGGTGCAGGCGGCACAAGTGCCTTTCTTCTCATCATTTCGGCGCTCGTCAAACTGGTGCTGGTGGGCCTCTGCCTGGAGACCGGCTGGCGCGGAGGCATCTTCTTTCCGCTGTTCCTGATCGCCTGCGCTGTGGGTGTGGGTCTGCACGACCTCTGGCCAGGCCTGGGCAGCCTGGGGAGTTGGTGCGGCGGCATCACTGGCGCGATCTATCTCACGGTGCTGCGCTCACCCCTCGTCGCTCTCATTCTTGGGCTGGGTTTGCTGCAGGGCCATGGCGCCACTGGCGTGGTGGTGGGTGTGGCCATGGCCTGGCTGATCACGCACCGCTCGCCACCGGGTGATGGCCCTCCACGTGCCCAGCAAACACCCGACTCGCCCGGATGTCCGGAGCCTCAATGGTGA
- the cbbX gene encoding CbbX protein, producing the protein MPSSVDLAANYAESGVAEVLDQLDRELIGLTPVKTRIREIAALLLVDQARQQLELASTAPSLHMSFTGNPGTGKTTVAQRMSQILHRLGYLRKGHVVTATRDDLVGQYVGHTAPKTKEMLKRAQGGVLFVDEAYYLYKPDNERDYGAEAIEILLQEMENRRTELVVIFAGYKDRMDSFYSSNPGLSSRVAHHLDFPDYSNADLMAIAGLLLDAQQYRFSAEAEQAFAEYIMLRRQLPFFANARSIRNAIDRARLRQANRLFARMAEALTKDDLITIEAPDIRASRVFAGHVEGHHPVASGA; encoded by the coding sequence ATGCCCTCCTCGGTTGATCTGGCGGCTAATTACGCCGAATCCGGCGTGGCAGAGGTGCTGGACCAACTCGACCGTGAGCTGATCGGCCTTACCCCGGTGAAGACCAGGATCCGTGAAATTGCAGCGCTGCTGCTGGTGGATCAGGCGCGGCAGCAACTGGAACTGGCCAGTACTGCGCCAAGCCTCCACATGTCGTTCACCGGCAATCCCGGGACGGGCAAGACGACTGTGGCGCAAAGAATGTCGCAGATCCTGCATCGCCTTGGTTACCTCCGCAAAGGCCATGTGGTGACGGCCACTCGGGATGATCTGGTGGGGCAGTACGTGGGTCATACGGCGCCCAAGACCAAAGAAATGCTCAAGCGGGCCCAGGGCGGTGTGCTGTTTGTTGATGAGGCTTATTACCTCTACAAGCCCGACAACGAACGCGATTACGGCGCTGAGGCGATTGAGATCCTGCTGCAGGAGATGGAAAACCGCCGCACGGAGTTGGTGGTGATTTTCGCGGGATACAAGGATCGGATGGACAGCTTTTACAGCTCCAATCCCGGGCTGTCCTCCCGGGTGGCCCATCACCTGGATTTTCCTGATTACAGCAATGCGGACTTGATGGCGATTGCCGGCTTGCTGTTGGACGCGCAGCAGTACCGCTTCAGTGCGGAGGCTGAGCAGGCGTTTGCGGAATACATCATGCTGCGACGCCAGCTGCCGTTTTTTGCCAATGCCCGCTCCATCCGCAATGCCATCGACCGGGCCCGGCTGCGCCAGGCCAATCGATTGTTTGCCCGCATGGCGGAAGCACTCACCAAGGACGATCTGATCACCATTGAGGCTCCGGACATCCGGGCGAGTCGGGTGTTTGCTGGGCACGTGGAGGGCCATCACCCGGTGGCGAGCGGTGCGTGA
- a CDS encoding 4a-hydroxytetrahydrobiopterin dehydratase, protein MDQWQERKRPVCLERRFEFDGYSTTRDFLDKLGEHSEATQRFPDISFGSTYVNITIRPENDDPDAQLNEADRAFAAQIDALLG, encoded by the coding sequence ATGGATCAGTGGCAGGAACGCAAGCGTCCGGTCTGCCTGGAGCGACGTTTCGAGTTCGACGGCTACAGCACCACCCGGGATTTCCTCGACAAGTTGGGCGAGCACAGCGAAGCCACCCAGCGCTTTCCGGACATCAGCTTCGGGAGCACCTACGTGAACATCACGATCCGCCCGGAGAATGACGATCCTGATGCCCAGTTGAACGAAGCCGATCGCGCCTTTGCCGCTCAGATTGATGCCCTCCTCGGTTGA
- a CDS encoding CO2 hydration protein, whose product MTTTLKPTPVAPPQLPDQEELIRRLLSDTPLLKDTPDHLLQVVNVLESYGIVLDAYSKNLVDQGEKQLLNPFPVFRFFHEGFNLKRLWQHLLGDRINFEYAEYCQKAMFWHGTGGLDAYLDTPEFADACQRIIQRKAARDPLLALTNRLYPGFAPESIRSLTTIYCLGLFWRVMSDIFVDLARRYAINEVTCVNDVVHHIRDGLVAAAGNPITYQVTVGGEDIWVLPPEAGLTFLVDVAVPYVEAVFFRGMPFLGTVSYNAQARQISPDISDFKYGALYADPIPSMGAGIPPSLCMQDMFRHLPEELSRWYDVNGRGQTDAHVQICVSFQKSMFCVTNAAIAGTMPHPMDTDDSEQQAANRAYAEAWSGRLMGCQRVALL is encoded by the coding sequence ATGACCACCACCTTGAAGCCCACACCAGTGGCTCCTCCCCAGTTGCCGGATCAGGAGGAGCTGATCCGGCGCCTGCTCAGCGATACGCCATTGCTCAAGGACACACCGGACCATCTGCTGCAGGTGGTGAATGTTCTCGAGAGTTACGGCATCGTGCTCGATGCTTACAGCAAAAACCTGGTGGATCAGGGGGAGAAGCAGCTGCTGAATCCCTTCCCCGTGTTCCGTTTCTTTCATGAGGGCTTCAACCTGAAGCGCCTTTGGCAGCACCTGCTGGGGGACCGGATCAACTTCGAGTACGCCGAGTACTGCCAGAAGGCGATGTTCTGGCACGGCACCGGTGGCCTGGATGCCTATCTCGACACCCCGGAGTTTGCTGACGCCTGCCAACGGATCATCCAACGCAAGGCGGCGCGGGATCCATTGCTGGCGCTCACCAATCGGCTTTATCCCGGCTTTGCCCCGGAATCGATCCGTTCACTCACCACCATTTATTGCCTTGGTCTGTTCTGGCGCGTGATGAGCGACATTTTTGTCGACCTGGCCCGTCGCTATGCAATCAATGAGGTCACCTGCGTTAACGATGTTGTGCATCACATCCGCGATGGTCTGGTGGCAGCGGCTGGCAATCCGATCACCTACCAGGTGACGGTGGGTGGTGAAGACATCTGGGTGCTGCCTCCTGAGGCTGGTCTCACCTTTCTGGTGGATGTGGCCGTGCCCTATGTGGAAGCAGTGTTCTTCCGCGGCATGCCGTTCCTGGGAACGGTGTCCTACAACGCCCAGGCCCGTCAGATCTCACCGGACATCAGTGATTTCAAGTACGGAGCGCTGTACGCCGATCCGATTCCCAGCATGGGGGCCGGCATCCCGCCGAGCCTGTGCATGCAGGACATGTTCCGCCATCTGCCGGAGGAGCTGAGCCGCTGGTACGACGTCAACGGACGGGGGCAGACCGATGCGCACGTTCAGATCTGCGTCAGTTTCCAGAAGTCGATGTTCTGCGTCACCAATGCCGCCATCGCCGGCACCATGCCCCATCCCATGGATACCGACGATTCGGAACAGCAGGCGGCTAATCGGGCCTATGCCGAGGCCTGGTCCGGGCGCTTGATGGGCTGCCAGCGGGTGGCGCTCCTCTAG
- a CDS encoding NADH-quinone oxidoreductase subunit M, which produces MLLSLLLLIPLMGALVLILWPGAPTSARLREVTIVLLAVQCVASFALLLPFDPADAGLQLVEQARWVHAIGLDYALAVDGLSLPLVLMNGVLCLVAAIASRSIDNRPRIYFALLLVISGAVNGAFLAQNLLLFFLFYELELIPLWLLIAVWGGANRAYAATKFLIVTAVSGVLILAAFLGLAFVSGTMDFSFQPIMAGELGMTAQLVLMGALLIGFGIKIPLFPFHTWLPDAHTEASTPVSVLLAGVLLKLGTYGLLRFCLGLFPEAWQLASPWLAAWAAISVLYGSLAAIAQTDMKRMVAYSSVGHMGYVLLAAAAATPLGLMGALFQMISHGLISGVLFLLVGVVYARTGTRDLNVLRGLLNPQRGLPLTGSLMIIGVMASAGIPGMAGFISEFLIFRGSLQPFPIATLLSMVGSGLTAVYFLLLVNRAFFGRLAIAPGEVVNPRILDRVALREQVPAIALSLGVLVLGLAPELLSNLSEAATTGLSQISGGLS; this is translated from the coding sequence ATGCTGCTTTCCCTGCTGCTGTTGATTCCCCTGATGGGGGCTCTGGTCCTGATCCTCTGGCCTGGGGCACCCACCAGTGCTCGGCTGCGCGAGGTCACGATCGTGCTGCTGGCCGTTCAATGCGTGGCCAGCTTTGCATTGTTGCTGCCGTTCGACCCTGCAGACGCTGGTCTGCAGCTGGTCGAGCAGGCCCGCTGGGTCCATGCCATCGGCCTGGATTACGCCCTGGCGGTAGATGGATTGTCCCTGCCGCTGGTGTTGATGAATGGGGTGCTCTGCCTGGTCGCCGCCATTGCGTCGCGATCGATCGATAACCGGCCTCGGATCTATTTCGCCTTGCTGCTGGTGATCAGCGGCGCTGTGAACGGTGCCTTCCTGGCTCAGAACCTGCTGCTGTTTTTCCTGTTCTACGAGCTGGAACTGATTCCCCTGTGGCTGTTGATTGCTGTGTGGGGTGGTGCCAACCGGGCCTATGCCGCCACAAAATTTCTGATCGTCACGGCGGTATCCGGCGTGCTGATTCTGGCGGCCTTCCTCGGGCTGGCCTTCGTCAGTGGCACGATGGATTTCAGCTTTCAGCCGATCATGGCCGGTGAGCTGGGGATGACGGCTCAGTTGGTGTTGATGGGCGCTCTGCTGATCGGCTTCGGCATCAAAATCCCCCTGTTTCCGTTCCACACCTGGTTGCCGGATGCCCACACCGAGGCCTCCACACCGGTGTCGGTGCTGCTGGCCGGTGTGTTGCTCAAGCTGGGCACCTATGGCTTGCTGCGGTTCTGCCTTGGTCTCTTCCCCGAGGCCTGGCAACTGGCCTCCCCCTGGTTGGCGGCCTGGGCGGCGATTTCGGTGCTTTATGGCTCTTTGGCCGCCATCGCTCAAACCGACATGAAACGGATGGTGGCCTACAGCTCCGTTGGTCACATGGGCTACGTGCTTCTGGCGGCTGCTGCTGCCACGCCGCTTGGGTTGATGGGTGCCCTGTTCCAGATGATCAGTCATGGGCTGATCTCCGGGGTGCTCTTCCTGCTGGTGGGCGTGGTCTACGCCCGAACCGGCACTCGAGATCTCAATGTGCTGCGCGGTCTGCTCAACCCTCAGCGGGGCCTGCCGCTGACCGGTTCCCTGATGATCATCGGTGTGATGGCCAGTGCCGGGATTCCAGGCATGGCTGGCTTCATCTCTGAATTTCTGATCTTCCGCGGCAGCCTGCAGCCGTTCCCCATCGCCACATTGCTGTCGATGGTGGGCTCCGGCCTCACGGCGGTGTATTTCCTTCTGCTGGTGAACCGGGCCTTCTTCGGGCGCCTTGCCATTGCCCCCGGCGAAGTGGTGAATCCCCGTATTCTCGATCGGGTTGCCTTGCGGGAACAGGTGCCGGCCATTGCCCTCAGCCTTGGTGTTCTGGTTCTTGGCCTGGCGCCGGAACTGCTGTCCAACCTCAGTGAAGCAGCCACCACGGGCCTGAGTCAGATCAGCGGAGGACTCTCATGA
- a CDS encoding NAD(P)H-quinone oxidoreductase subunit F, translated as MTQELSLPIQTAWLIPLYGFAGMLVSLPWASGLFRRDAHRPAAYLNILLTLLAFGHGSLILQQVFQSGPVDLAFPWLTVADLELDISFSLSLTNLVALELITGLSLFSQVYSLGYMDKEWALARFFALLGFFEGAMSGVVLSDSLFQSYFLLEMLTLSTYLLVGFWYAQPLVVTAARDAFLTKRVGDVLLLMGVVALCSYSGAMGFNDLYAWAAQDALSPLAATLLGLGLIAGPTGKCAQFPMHLWLDEAMEGPNPASILRNSVVVTCGAIVLLKVMPILQLSPIAVGVLLVIGSISAIGGSLVAIAQVDIKRTQSYTTTAHLGLVFIAIALQIPVLALLLLFSHAVSKALLSMSIGGVIASTNCQDITELGGLGTRMPATTTAFVVGGAGLVGFLPLGGFLALAQSIELLSVRSIPFMGVFLLTNALTALGLVRVFRHVFLGNPLIKSRRSAEVNWQMALPMVALSVVVLLTPLLLVRLESLDGLLAFPLWAAGLVVGSGLIGLVAGALLPLSKAWSRSLNPWLRWFQDLLAYDFYTENFYRLTIVNVVARVSRLAFWFDRTVVDGVLNGVARLSLQSAEGLKLSVSGQTQSYVLTVLVAIVLFLTSVSWFLT; from the coding sequence TTGACTCAGGAGCTCTCGCTTCCTATCCAGACCGCCTGGCTGATTCCTCTCTATGGATTCGCCGGGATGCTGGTGTCACTGCCCTGGGCTTCAGGCCTGTTTCGTCGTGACGCCCATCGTCCGGCGGCTTATCTCAATATTCTTCTGACCCTGCTGGCTTTCGGCCACGGCAGCCTCATCCTTCAGCAGGTGTTCCAGTCAGGCCCGGTGGACCTGGCTTTCCCCTGGCTCACCGTTGCCGATCTGGAGCTGGACATCAGCTTCAGCCTTTCGCTCACCAACCTGGTGGCCCTGGAATTGATCACCGGTTTGAGCCTGTTCTCCCAGGTTTATTCCCTCGGCTACATGGACAAGGAGTGGGCGCTGGCCCGTTTCTTTGCCCTGCTTGGCTTCTTTGAGGGGGCGATGAGCGGCGTTGTGCTGAGCGATTCGTTGTTCCAGAGCTATTTCCTGCTGGAGATGCTTACCCTCTCCACCTATTTATTGGTGGGTTTCTGGTATGCCCAGCCGCTGGTGGTGACGGCCGCGCGGGACGCCTTCCTCACAAAGCGTGTTGGCGATGTGCTCCTGCTGATGGGTGTGGTGGCCCTCTGCAGTTATTCCGGTGCCATGGGGTTCAACGACCTCTACGCCTGGGCCGCGCAGGATGCCCTGTCCCCCTTGGCCGCAACGTTGCTGGGGCTTGGCCTGATCGCCGGCCCCACAGGCAAGTGCGCCCAGTTCCCGATGCACCTGTGGCTGGATGAAGCGATGGAGGGGCCAAACCCGGCTTCCATCCTGCGCAATTCCGTAGTGGTCACCTGCGGGGCGATCGTCCTGCTCAAGGTGATGCCAATCCTGCAGCTTTCCCCCATTGCTGTAGGGGTGCTGCTGGTGATCGGCAGCATCAGCGCCATCGGCGGCTCGCTGGTGGCCATCGCCCAGGTGGACATCAAGCGCACCCAGTCGTACACAACAACCGCCCATCTGGGTCTGGTGTTCATTGCCATCGCGCTGCAGATTCCTGTTCTGGCTCTGCTGCTGTTGTTCTCCCATGCTGTATCCAAGGCGTTGTTGTCGATGAGCATTGGTGGCGTGATTGCGTCGACCAATTGCCAGGACATCACCGAGCTGGGTGGCCTGGGAACTCGGATGCCGGCGACCACGACAGCTTTTGTCGTGGGTGGTGCCGGGTTGGTGGGTTTCCTGCCCTTGGGTGGATTCCTGGCCCTGGCCCAGTCGATTGAGCTTCTCAGCGTGCGTTCGATCCCTTTCATGGGTGTTTTCCTGCTCACCAACGCCCTGACGGCTCTTGGTTTGGTGCGGGTGTTCCGTCACGTGTTCCTCGGCAACCCCCTGATCAAGTCGCGACGTTCAGCTGAAGTGAACTGGCAGATGGCCTTGCCGATGGTGGCCTTGTCGGTGGTGGTTTTGCTCACCCCTCTGCTGCTGGTGCGGCTGGAATCCCTCGATGGCCTGCTCGCGTTCCCGCTCTGGGCAGCGGGCTTGGTGGTGGGAAGCGGACTGATCGGGCTGGTTGCGGGTGCTCTGCTGCCGTTGAGCAAGGCCTGGTCCCGTTCACTCAACCCCTGGCTGCGCTGGTTCCAGGACCTGCTGGCCTACGACTTCTATACCGAGAACTTTTACCGCCTCACCATCGTGAATGTGGTGGCCCGCGTGTCGCGTCTGGCCTTCTGGTTTGATCGCACCGTTGTTGACGGTGTGCTCAACGGTGTGGCCCGCCTGTCGTTGCAGAGCGCCGAAGGCCTGAAGCTCAGCGTCAGCGGCCAGACCCAGTCGTATGTGCTCACGGTGCTGGTGGCCATTGTTCTCTTTCTCACCTCGGTGAGCTGGTTCCTCACCTGA
- a CDS encoding BMC domain-containing protein, translating into MATPSPTPRRRTTRSSAAANKTVDVKPVATPAKPAASAASTPAPTPAPSTTRRSNTTTTTRRSAASGSAGGGSVAKPVSNTAPAASPVQGIALGMIETRGMVPAIEAADAMTKAAEVSLICREYVGGGYVTVMVRGETGAVNAAVRAGADACERVGDGLVAAHIIARPHQEVEPALIVSGATRRL; encoded by the coding sequence ATGGCCACCCCGTCCCCCACACCCCGTCGCCGCACCACCCGCAGCAGTGCTGCAGCGAATAAGACCGTTGATGTGAAGCCCGTGGCCACCCCCGCAAAGCCCGCTGCTTCGGCCGCTTCCACGCCGGCTCCCACCCCAGCACCCTCAACCACCCGTCGCAGCAACACCACCACCACCACCCGCAGAAGCGCAGCGTCGGGCTCGGCAGGTGGCGGCAGCGTTGCAAAGCCTGTGAGCAACACCGCTCCCGCTGCAAGCCCTGTGCAGGGCATTGCCCTGGGCATGATCGAAACCCGTGGCATGGTCCCTGCCATCGAAGCGGCTGATGCCATGACCAAGGCGGCTGAAGTCAGCCTGATCTGCCGCGAGTACGTCGGTGGTGGCTACGTCACCGTGATGGTTCGTGGTGAAACAGGTGCAGTCAACGCTGCTGTTCGCGCGGGGGCAGATGCCTGTGAGCGTGTGGGTGACGGACTTGTCGCCGCTCACATCATTGCTCGCCCCCATCAGGAAGTAGAGCCCGCTCTGATCGTCAGCGGTGCCACACGTCGTCTCTGA
- a CDS encoding carboxysome peptide B, with protein sequence MEIMQVMGTLVCSFRVAGLDHMHLRILRNAKGKKLVAVDPVGACEGNWVFTASGSAARHACPDNKVLTDLTIGGIIDHWNPDG encoded by the coding sequence ATGGAGATCATGCAGGTGATGGGCACCTTGGTGTGCAGCTTCCGCGTGGCGGGGCTGGATCACATGCACCTGCGCATCCTTCGCAATGCCAAAGGCAAGAAGCTGGTGGCCGTGGATCCCGTGGGTGCCTGTGAGGGCAACTGGGTGTTCACTGCCAGCGGCTCCGCTGCCCGGCATGCCTGCCCGGACAACAAGGTTCTCACCGATCTAACCATCGGCGGGATCATTGATCACTGGAATCCGGACGGATAG
- a CDS encoding carboxysome peptide A — MLIVKVIKPLVSTNRIPDFEHKHLQVVQDGSAKKVAVDAVGAKPGDWVICVSSSAAREAAGSKSYPSDLTIVGIIDHWEPDPPKTPAPAPAPTPAPTANPAGGASV; from the coding sequence ATGCTCATCGTCAAGGTCATCAAGCCGCTCGTCTCCACCAACCGCATTCCGGATTTCGAGCACAAGCATCTTCAGGTGGTGCAGGACGGCAGCGCCAAGAAGGTGGCTGTCGATGCGGTCGGTGCGAAACCCGGAGACTGGGTGATCTGCGTCAGCAGCTCCGCCGCCCGTGAAGCGGCTGGCAGTAAGTCTTATCCCAGTGACCTCACCATCGTGGGGATCATCGATCACTGGGAACCTGACCCACCGAAGACCCCAGCTCCTGCGCCGGCTCCCACCCCTGCACCCACAGCAAATCCTGCCGGAGGCGCGAGCGTCTGA
- a CDS encoding carboxysome shell carbonic anhydrase, which yields MVRSMPLRGGRPQAPTAPTRRQLQNTVSAAESKNQASASEAVVSTTRDAALQRRRALTTAGKAATLVQGSIGGGRVRSARDQRQPGWVRRDKGATSGVLFNLSRSSLPITHRQHPLTDTAANERLRAYEQEVKGRFDRIVPLLQRVSALQHEPDFIEQSQRLTRAELGFDLPQHILERAWVRPLDMRALFAWCVFESHRLFSDRFFQDDPLDGAAGSAAARDFEQFLLDCGIHLLDVSPCADGRLAHTVAYALRIPFSAVRRRSHAGAMFDVENTVNRWVKTEHRRHREGMPNPATEPTRYLKVVTYHFSSLDPQHQGCAAHGSNDELAASAGHQRLLDFREAVENSFCCGASVDLLLIGLDTDTDAIRVHPPTRDSEMVLDQWLCARELHAATASMTADQAMAQIAEAIEAEAPGPMEPGTVAFLTRLIANNFSQIDYVQDLHGAPYPDAGHAERFIGVGIGFKEVHLRNLTYFAHLDTVEEGAPDLDVGVKIFKGLNVSRDLPIPVVVRFDYSGRVPGARERAIADCERVNQAISDRYGEFVNQGLLHTCLTVRDRNQTAPAEVVGSTLAPPLQEAH from the coding sequence ATGGTTCGCTCCATGCCTCTCCGCGGCGGGCGACCTCAGGCCCCCACGGCACCAACCCGCCGGCAGCTGCAGAACACTGTTTCTGCAGCTGAATCAAAGAACCAGGCCAGCGCGTCTGAAGCGGTCGTCTCCACAACCCGAGATGCCGCTCTGCAGCGCAGGCGTGCACTTACCACAGCCGGCAAAGCGGCCACGTTGGTTCAAGGTTCCATCGGTGGTGGTCGGGTCCGGTCCGCCCGCGATCAACGCCAACCGGGTTGGGTCCGTCGCGACAAGGGCGCAACCTCCGGGGTGCTGTTCAACCTGAGTCGCTCATCCCTGCCGATCACCCATCGGCAGCACCCCCTCACCGATACCGCTGCCAACGAACGGCTGCGCGCCTACGAGCAGGAGGTGAAGGGGCGATTTGATCGCATTGTTCCCCTGCTGCAACGGGTTTCAGCGCTCCAGCATGAGCCTGATTTCATTGAGCAATCGCAGCGACTTACACGCGCTGAGTTGGGATTCGACCTCCCTCAGCACATCCTCGAGAGAGCCTGGGTGCGACCCCTCGATATGCGGGCGCTGTTCGCCTGGTGCGTGTTTGAAAGCCATCGGTTGTTCAGTGATCGTTTTTTTCAGGACGACCCGCTTGATGGGGCCGCTGGCAGCGCCGCCGCCAGGGATTTCGAGCAATTTCTGCTCGATTGCGGCATCCATCTGCTCGATGTCAGTCCCTGCGCCGATGGCCGTCTGGCCCACACGGTGGCTTACGCCTTGCGCATTCCATTCAGTGCTGTGCGCCGCCGCTCCCATGCTGGCGCGATGTTCGATGTGGAAAACACAGTCAACCGCTGGGTGAAGACTGAGCACCGGCGACACCGCGAGGGAATGCCGAATCCCGCCACGGAGCCGACCCGGTACCTGAAGGTGGTGACCTACCACTTCAGTTCCCTCGACCCTCAGCACCAGGGCTGCGCAGCCCATGGCAGCAACGATGAACTTGCCGCTTCCGCTGGCCACCAGCGGCTGCTCGATTTCCGTGAAGCGGTGGAAAACAGCTTCTGCTGCGGAGCGTCCGTGGATCTGTTGTTGATCGGCCTTGACACCGACACCGACGCGATTCGGGTCCATCCCCCGACTCGGGACAGCGAGATGGTGCTTGATCAATGGCTCTGTGCGCGTGAACTCCATGCCGCGACGGCGTCGATGACGGCGGATCAAGCCATGGCTCAGATCGCCGAGGCGATCGAGGCTGAAGCACCGGGACCAATGGAGCCCGGCACGGTGGCGTTTCTGACCCGCTTGATCGCCAACAACTTTTCTCAGATTGATTACGTGCAGGATTTGCACGGAGCGCCATACCCCGATGCAGGCCACGCTGAACGTTTCATCGGTGTCGGGATCGGCTTCAAGGAGGTTCACCTTCGCAATCTCACCTACTTCGCCCATTTGGACACCGTTGAAGAAGGTGCTCCTGATCTCGATGTCGGGGTCAAGATCTTCAAAGGTCTGAATGTGTCCCGCGATCTGCCGATCCCGGTGGTCGTTCGCTTCGACTATTCAGGCCGTGTTCCCGGTGCCCGGGAGCGGGCGATTGCCGATTGTGAGCGGGTGAATCAGGCCATCTCAGATCGCTACGGCGAGTTTGTGAACCAGGGCCTGCTCCACACTTGCCTCACCGTTCGGGATCGCAACCAGACGGCCCCCGCCGAGGTGGTCGGTTCCACCCTCGCCCCCCCGCTTCAGGAGGCTCACTGA